One window from the genome of Novipirellula caenicola encodes:
- a CDS encoding dockerin type I domain-containing protein translates to MTVSSLGRRQSKRRLLAERLESRHLMAGGDVLGLHNDQLPADVNLDGHVSTLDALVVVNYLQRFAGDNEASEQTGVAETEAVATSQSMVDVDNNGHVSALDALVVINHLNRMGIGEATALAELPTADFANIAKASQVDSDGVFQAASDEFFASLNAAESLGDQNLLEASDVQTLLQRASMATSSNDAIIAVVDRNGRILGVRVEDGVNADLMNDPEQLAFAIDGAVAKARTAAFFSSNAAPLTSRTVRFISQSTVTQREVESSPINDDPAYRGPGFVAPIGVGGHFPPEVNFTPQVDLFAIEHQSRDSQLHAGADGITQSTVETKDDQTEITIAGDDFALGSRFNADPAYVPRNADEFFQTWPESYGVATETFLDSQSRGVATLPGGIPLYKVVTNPDGSTPNVPLSESFNLVGGIGVFFPGEDGFATHEQGFQHASERGGSAQTEKERTNASKVLEAEFTALVAAAGTGLVGPSAFVRDLSEFNNALPSLPDFFLPTGRIDLVGITLEIYGPHPDQSFRQPGIDRLIQVGRSLGRGSDSGENKVVNGDGDTSLAGQSVPEGWLVAPHDSAVDTELTAERVEQIILTGVNEADRTRAAIRLDIDNNFRPGAKTRMVLAVADTNGELLGLYRMPDATVFSIDVSIAKARNTAYYADADALQAVDRIDFNGDDVFGPITQSLENPSGDTVPLGTALTNRTFRFIVEPRYPTGSNVDPSLGGGLQNDSAADLCDQKPGPCQQIAPHSILRTAGINPVTAENIVNDQPLDFDVYGSATTNSFLAFDAFNPSRNFRDPGDAVVVAGTDEVQPLANQNGVVFFPGSTPLYIGNSQTTLVGGFGVSGDGVDQDDVVTFAGQQGFDPNASIRVDQYVVGGVRLPFQKFNRNPFAS, encoded by the coding sequence ATGACAGTTTCATCCCTTGGTCGCCGCCAATCCAAACGGCGTCTGTTGGCCGAGCGACTCGAGTCGCGGCACCTGATGGCCGGCGGCGATGTGCTGGGGCTACACAACGACCAATTGCCAGCCGATGTGAATCTTGATGGGCATGTGTCCACCCTCGATGCCTTGGTGGTGGTCAACTATCTGCAGCGATTCGCGGGCGACAACGAGGCGAGCGAGCAAACTGGCGTCGCAGAAACCGAAGCGGTCGCGACATCGCAATCGATGGTCGACGTCGATAACAATGGTCACGTTAGCGCGCTCGACGCGCTTGTCGTGATCAATCATCTCAATCGCATGGGCATCGGTGAAGCGACTGCGCTCGCCGAGTTGCCGACGGCCGACTTCGCGAATATCGCTAAAGCCAGCCAGGTCGATAGCGATGGGGTATTCCAAGCCGCGAGTGACGAATTCTTCGCATCGCTCAATGCCGCCGAAAGTCTCGGTGACCAAAACCTGCTCGAAGCAAGTGATGTCCAAACGCTGCTGCAGCGTGCTTCGATGGCCACCAGCAGCAACGATGCGATCATTGCGGTGGTCGATCGCAATGGTCGAATCCTCGGCGTCCGAGTCGAAGACGGCGTTAATGCCGATTTGATGAACGATCCCGAACAACTGGCGTTCGCAATCGATGGCGCCGTTGCCAAAGCTCGCACCGCAGCATTCTTTAGCAGCAACGCCGCTCCGCTGACCAGCCGCACCGTTCGCTTCATCAGCCAATCGACGGTCACTCAGCGCGAGGTCGAATCGTCGCCGATCAATGACGATCCCGCCTATCGTGGCCCCGGGTTTGTCGCACCGATCGGGGTTGGCGGACACTTTCCACCCGAGGTGAACTTTACCCCGCAAGTCGACTTGTTCGCGATCGAACATCAAAGCCGCGACAGCCAGCTGCATGCCGGTGCTGACGGGATCACCCAGTCGACGGTCGAAACGAAGGACGACCAAACCGAAATCACCATCGCAGGCGACGACTTTGCCCTGGGTTCGCGATTCAACGCCGATCCTGCGTACGTCCCGCGAAACGCCGACGAATTCTTTCAAACATGGCCCGAGTCCTACGGCGTCGCAACCGAAACGTTTCTGGACAGCCAATCACGAGGCGTCGCAACGTTGCCCGGCGGGATTCCGCTCTACAAAGTAGTCACCAACCCCGACGGCTCGACGCCCAACGTCCCGCTGAGCGAATCGTTCAACTTGGTTGGCGGAATCGGCGTCTTCTTTCCCGGCGAAGACGGCTTTGCCACACACGAACAAGGGTTCCAGCACGCCAGCGAGCGAGGTGGCTCGGCTCAAACCGAGAAAGAACGCACCAATGCATCGAAGGTGCTCGAAGCCGAGTTCACGGCATTGGTTGCCGCCGCCGGCACAGGATTGGTGGGCCCTTCGGCATTCGTTCGTGACTTGAGCGAATTCAATAACGCCTTGCCATCGCTTCCCGATTTCTTCTTGCCTACGGGTCGAATTGACCTCGTCGGCATCACGCTGGAAATCTATGGACCGCACCCCGATCAATCATTTCGCCAACCGGGTATCGATCGTCTGATCCAAGTCGGACGTTCGCTCGGTCGAGGCAGCGATTCGGGTGAAAACAAAGTCGTCAACGGAGACGGCGACACATCGCTCGCCGGACAATCGGTCCCCGAAGGCTGGTTGGTGGCACCGCATGATTCGGCCGTCGATACCGAATTGACCGCCGAACGAGTCGAGCAGATTATCCTCACTGGCGTGAACGAAGCGGACCGCACGCGGGCGGCGATTCGATTGGACATCGACAATAACTTCCGTCCTGGTGCGAAAACACGCATGGTACTAGCCGTCGCGGATACCAACGGCGAACTGTTGGGGCTGTACCGAATGCCCGACGCGACCGTCTTTTCGATTGATGTCTCGATCGCCAAGGCTCGCAACACCGCCTACTATGCCGACGCCGACGCACTGCAAGCGGTCGACCGCATCGACTTCAACGGCGACGACGTGTTTGGACCGATTACCCAGTCCCTGGAAAACCCTTCGGGTGACACCGTGCCGCTGGGCACCGCACTGACCAACCGCACCTTCCGTTTCATTGTCGAACCTCGCTATCCAACCGGTTCCAACGTCGACCCGTCACTGGGTGGCGGTTTGCAAAACGACTCGGCCGCAGATCTATGTGACCAGAAACCAGGACCATGCCAGCAAATTGCACCGCACAGTATTCTGCGAACCGCGGGAATCAATCCGGTCACCGCAGAGAACATCGTCAACGACCAACCGCTGGACTTTGACGTCTATGGCAGTGCAACCACCAATAGCTTCTTGGCGTTTGATGCCTTCAACCCAAGCCGCAACTTCCGCGACCCAGGTGACGCCGTCGTCGTGGCTGGCACCGATGAAGTGCAACCGCTAGCAAACCAAAACGGGGTCGTTTTCTTCCCCGGCAGCACTCCGCTTTACATCGGCAACTCGCAAACGACGCTCGTTGGCGGATTTGGTGTCAGCGGTGACGGGGTCGATCAAGACGACGTGGTCACCTTTGCCGGGCAACAGGGATTTGATCCCAACGCCTCGATCCGCGTCGATCAATACGTTGTCGGTGGCGTGCGGCTGCCATTCCAGAAATTCAATCGCAACCCGTTTGCTAGCTAG
- a CDS encoding FAD-dependent oxidoreductase, translated as MNANAIHHSCWVHSNPLTQRFDRLSSTHTSDVAVVGGGITGLSTALELLHRGFSVAVYEAAIIGGGTTGGSTGHLDAHPEIGCGELLSKLGETASRAYVQLRQAAIAAIEHRAANYCDFTRVPGYYYSEHADDASSLRDECEAAAQLGLPVEWCDKPPLRFATVGFRIDSMARMDSMAYLRRLTDLVVEAGGKIFEKSIARVSLEEETRELSVGDGTAHFDHLVLAAHCNKSDSMLLDIETPAYQSYALLAEVTNPPEDGLFWDNSDPYFYTRRWGSASPNKIIVGGCDHRTGDGDTKQAQADLEEYVRQRFDVRSIESRWSAELFEPTDGLPMIGKVPGKKNAWIATGLSGVGLTWGTAAGWLIADQIFRGSSTLQDALSPSRLSVSAITGAVTEMAAPVKGMAQRILPAKKIDPVTLRPGEGAVGDVDGVHTAICRDKSGVLHRCDPVCTHMGGTVSWNEAEQTWDCPVHGGRFTNCGKRLYGPPEQDLQSPKTGKQ; from the coding sequence ATGAATGCAAACGCGATTCATCATTCGTGTTGGGTTCATTCCAATCCGCTGACACAGCGATTTGATCGATTGTCATCCACCCACACCAGCGACGTTGCCGTGGTGGGCGGCGGAATCACCGGACTTTCGACGGCCTTGGAATTACTGCATCGCGGATTCAGTGTGGCGGTTTACGAGGCAGCGATTATCGGCGGAGGAACCACCGGCGGCAGCACCGGGCACCTGGACGCGCATCCGGAAATCGGCTGCGGCGAGTTGCTTTCGAAATTGGGTGAAACGGCAAGCCGCGCGTACGTACAACTTCGCCAAGCCGCGATCGCCGCGATTGAACACCGAGCGGCCAACTATTGCGATTTCACTCGCGTCCCAGGCTACTACTATTCCGAACATGCCGACGATGCCTCATCGCTTCGCGACGAATGCGAGGCCGCTGCCCAGCTAGGGTTGCCGGTCGAATGGTGTGACAAGCCTCCGCTACGATTCGCAACCGTCGGCTTTCGCATCGACTCGATGGCCCGAATGGACTCGATGGCCTACTTGCGACGATTGACAGATTTGGTGGTCGAAGCCGGGGGTAAGATTTTCGAAAAATCGATCGCTCGCGTCTCGCTCGAAGAAGAAACTCGCGAGCTGTCCGTCGGCGACGGGACCGCCCACTTTGACCATTTGGTGCTGGCAGCCCACTGCAACAAATCCGATTCGATGCTGTTGGACATCGAGACACCGGCGTATCAATCCTATGCACTACTGGCCGAAGTGACCAATCCGCCAGAGGATGGATTGTTCTGGGACAACTCGGATCCCTATTTCTACACACGCCGCTGGGGAAGTGCGTCGCCGAATAAAATCATCGTGGGCGGCTGTGACCACCGCACTGGCGATGGCGACACCAAACAAGCGCAAGCAGATCTCGAAGAATATGTTCGCCAACGCTTTGACGTCCGCTCGATCGAGTCGCGATGGAGCGCCGAGCTGTTTGAACCGACCGACGGATTGCCGATGATTGGCAAGGTTCCTGGCAAGAAAAACGCCTGGATCGCGACCGGATTGAGCGGCGTTGGATTGACGTGGGGCACGGCGGCGGGATGGTTGATTGCCGACCAAATTTTTCGCGGATCATCGACGCTGCAAGATGCCTTGTCACCCTCGCGACTAAGCGTTTCGGCGATCACCGGAGCGGTCACCGAGATGGCAGCTCCGGTCAAAGGGATGGCTCAGCGAATCCTACCCGCGAAAAAGATCGATCCTGTCACCCTGCGGCCTGGCGAAGGTGCGGTAGGTGACGTCGACGGCGTTCATACCGCAATTTGCCGCGACAAAAGCGGCGTGCTGCATCGATGTGATCCCGTTTGCACTCATATGGGCGGCACGGTTTCGTGGAACGAAGCCGAACAAACATGGGACTGCCCCGTGCATGGCGGCCGATTTACCAACTGCGGGAAACGGCTTTACGGCCCCCCGGAACAAGACTTGCAATCACCCAAAACAGGAAAGCAATAA
- a CDS encoding DUF1552 domain-containing protein, protein MKTSMDRSQQKTPAAASSSAASHRLSRRTLLRGTGVAMALPWLESIPVWGSETVAGNDPTDSPKRFAAVFMGCGINSNHWWAKGSGDQMELGKSLQPMEPLKHKMNFITGLFNENATGVGIHPGQTGNILSGAPLQKGSELRGDISMDQKLANHFQEQTAVPSMVLGCEQPVTGYHETNFSMAYSSHISWQNSTSPVPMEVYPSLAFDALFDNHGSRRNESILDRVREDAVSLSHRVSSADKAKLEEYLSSVREVEKRAASMRAARDKAASRAKDHGKTIAMMKRPDDGLPEDIREHMRLMCDIVALGFQTDKSRVATLLLNRDLSGLFYPFLDVQSTHHSASHRDKSDEYERISRYYCSQYAYLASKLDAMPEGDGTVLDHSCLLFISSMWSGNAHDSNKVPVLLTGGLSGRLKTGRVLDYLDKGDEQRKLCSMYLSIMDRMDVKLDHFGDAEKRLADL, encoded by the coding sequence ATGAAGACTAGCATGGATCGATCTCAACAAAAAACACCTGCCGCGGCCTCTTCGTCTGCGGCTTCCCATCGGTTGTCTCGCCGCACGCTGCTGCGAGGAACCGGTGTCGCGATGGCGCTGCCGTGGTTGGAATCGATTCCGGTTTGGGGAAGCGAAACCGTGGCCGGCAACGATCCCACCGATTCCCCCAAACGTTTTGCAGCCGTCTTTATGGGGTGCGGGATCAACAGCAACCATTGGTGGGCCAAGGGAAGTGGCGACCAGATGGAATTGGGCAAAAGTTTGCAGCCGATGGAACCACTGAAACACAAGATGAATTTTATCACCGGGCTGTTCAACGAAAATGCAACGGGCGTTGGCATTCACCCAGGGCAAACCGGGAACATCTTGTCAGGGGCACCCCTGCAAAAGGGATCCGAGCTGCGTGGCGACATCAGCATGGATCAAAAGCTGGCGAACCATTTTCAAGAGCAGACGGCGGTCCCCAGTATGGTTTTGGGCTGTGAGCAACCGGTGACCGGTTATCACGAAACCAATTTTTCGATGGCCTACAGTTCGCACATTTCTTGGCAAAACTCGACGTCCCCGGTGCCGATGGAGGTCTATCCGTCGCTCGCCTTTGACGCGTTGTTTGACAATCACGGCAGCCGTCGCAACGAGAGCATCCTGGACCGTGTTCGCGAAGACGCCGTGTCGCTGAGTCACCGCGTCAGCTCGGCGGACAAAGCCAAGCTCGAAGAGTACTTGAGCAGCGTTCGTGAAGTCGAAAAGCGAGCCGCGTCGATGCGAGCAGCTCGCGACAAGGCCGCATCGCGGGCCAAGGATCATGGCAAAACGATCGCGATGATGAAACGGCCCGACGATGGATTGCCCGAAGACATTCGCGAACACATGCGGTTGATGTGCGACATCGTCGCGCTCGGTTTCCAGACCGACAAATCTCGCGTCGCCACGCTGTTATTAAACCGTGACCTGTCAGGATTGTTTTATCCGTTTCTGGATGTGCAAAGCACGCATCACTCGGCATCTCACCGCGACAAGTCGGACGAGTATGAACGGATCTCGCGGTACTACTGCAGCCAATACGCTTACTTGGCCAGCAAGTTGGATGCGATGCCCGAGGGGGACGGCACGGTGCTGGACCATTCATGTTTGCTGTTCATTTCGAGCATGTGGTCGGGCAACGCCCACGATTCCAACAAGGTGCCGGTGTTGTTGACTGGCGGTTTATCGGGCCGACTGAAAACCGGCCGCGTGCTCGATTACCTAGACAAAGGGGATGAGCAGCGAAAGCTGTGCAGCATGTACCTTTCGATCATGGATCGCATGGACGTCAAGCTGGATCACTTTGGTGACGCGGAAAAACGGCTCGCCGATCTGTAA
- a CDS encoding SDR family oxidoreductase, protein MNKSKTRGNANSKKSRPPQSQDRQPGIQAEMEPQPRTIREDYVGSGKLKDKVALITGGDSGIGRSVAVMFAREGADIAFVYLNEKEDAEQTRSLVEAEGRSCLPIKADIGKAASCTSAVEKTIKKFGRLDILVNNAAEQHPQEDIDAITEKQLLATFRTNVFPMFYLTQAALPHLKKHAGSSIINTTSVTAYRGSPGLLDYAATKGAIVAYTRSLSQKLVDDGIRVNAVAPGPIWTPLIPATFDKEKVSKFGNDTPMGRAGQPDECGSCYVFLASQDASYITGQVLHPNGGEVING, encoded by the coding sequence ATGAACAAATCAAAGACACGGGGAAACGCCAACTCGAAAAAAAGTCGACCACCGCAATCGCAAGATCGACAACCCGGCATCCAGGCTGAAATGGAACCGCAGCCACGTACGATCCGCGAGGATTACGTTGGCAGTGGCAAATTGAAAGACAAGGTTGCATTGATCACCGGGGGCGACAGCGGGATTGGTCGATCCGTCGCCGTGATGTTCGCTCGCGAAGGTGCGGACATCGCCTTTGTTTATCTGAATGAAAAAGAAGACGCCGAACAAACGCGGTCGCTAGTCGAGGCCGAAGGGCGAAGCTGTTTGCCCATCAAGGCTGACATCGGCAAGGCCGCTTCATGTACATCCGCGGTTGAGAAGACGATCAAAAAGTTTGGTCGCCTCGATATCCTGGTCAACAATGCGGCGGAACAACACCCGCAAGAGGATATTGACGCGATCACCGAAAAACAACTGCTCGCGACCTTCCGCACCAACGTCTTTCCGATGTTCTACTTGACCCAAGCGGCGCTGCCGCATTTGAAAAAGCATGCCGGAAGCTCGATCATCAACACGACCTCGGTAACCGCGTATCGCGGCAGCCCGGGACTGTTGGACTACGCTGCCACCAAAGGCGCCATCGTGGCCTACACTCGTTCGCTATCACAGAAATTGGTGGATGACGGGATTCGCGTCAACGCGGTCGCACCAGGGCCAATCTGGACTCCGCTGATCCCCGCGACCTTTGACAAAGAGAAGGTCAGCAAGTTTGGCAACGACACGCCAATGGGTCGGGCGGGACAGCCTGATGAATGCGGCAGCTGTTACGTTTTTCTTGCTTCGCAGGATGCTTCTTACATCACCGGCCAGGTGCTGCATCCCAACGGTGGCGAAGTCATCAACGGTTAA
- a CDS encoding DUF1592 domain-containing protein, whose protein sequence is MIAEQPLAVTFRDTVTPLLQSHCADCHNDVTREGDLDLSVDQDVASVVKNFRRWMVVLERLEAGDMPPEDADEQPTQQQRESVVRWIKAVRDAEAERTAGDPGVVLARRLSNAEYNYTIRDLTGVDIQPANAFPIDPANEAGFDNSGESLTMSPALLKKYLAAARFVSEHLALTPTGFEFAPHPVITPTDRDKFCVNRIIDFYKRQRTDYDAYFVLLWQFRNRDALGRSGVTLAELARQQGLSARYAETLWTMLTGDAESVGVIAALQAMWRELPAGATEQHQADAMTQCKQMAEFVTTLRESLVPDVPNLTSPEMNNGSQPLVLWKNRQFVENRRRYSGTPLPEGDLRLPEGSSAAKAMTVSEDAEQELMHESLERFCSIFPDAFYISERARVYLDAKSEKKLTGRFLSAGFHSQMGYFRDDAPLYDLMLDESQQRQIDRLWTELDFVTSAPMRQYSGFIWFDRTDSKFMRDREFDRYRAEDKDATSAEKVQGLAEVYIAKARRLGSSERALTAIRRYFDDMSATFRRLEQLQIQSEPVHVQALVEFTERAFRRPLSSQERDDVVAFYETLRDVDGLSHEDAIRDSVIRVLMSPHFCYRVDLPGDGGGETIASQRTPGVQPLADVALANRLSYFLWSSMPDSALMELATSGRLHDPGVLVEQVRRMLRDERGHGLATEFTGNWLDFRRFEQHNGVDRGRFPQFTDELRQAMYEEPIRFFLDLIARDASVLECLYADYTFVNHELASHYGVPAEPIADSIEGWSKLEQASRWGRGGMLPMAVFLTYNSPGLRTSPVKRGNWVVKRMLGENVPAPPATVPELPEDESKLGDLTLREALARHRADSSCAGCHERIDSFGLAFEGYGPVGESRDADLGGRAVDDTAVFPDKSEGSGLAGLLQYIRNQRQDDFVDNLCRNLLAYGLGRTLQLSDEATIAQMRSTLAEQDYRFSSMIEVVVTSPAFLNKRTQLELE, encoded by the coding sequence GTGATCGCTGAACAACCATTGGCGGTCACGTTTCGTGACACCGTCACGCCGCTGCTGCAGTCGCACTGTGCCGATTGTCATAACGACGTGACTCGCGAAGGCGACTTGGATCTAAGCGTTGACCAGGACGTGGCATCGGTCGTCAAGAATTTTCGCCGCTGGATGGTCGTGCTCGAGCGACTCGAGGCGGGCGACATGCCTCCCGAGGATGCGGACGAGCAGCCGACACAGCAGCAGCGGGAATCGGTAGTCCGCTGGATCAAAGCGGTCCGCGACGCCGAAGCCGAACGCACCGCTGGGGATCCCGGCGTCGTGTTGGCCCGTCGGCTGAGCAATGCCGAGTACAACTACACGATTCGTGATTTGACGGGCGTGGATATCCAACCGGCCAACGCGTTTCCGATTGATCCGGCCAACGAAGCGGGATTCGACAACTCGGGGGAATCGCTGACGATGTCCCCTGCCCTGTTGAAAAAATACCTCGCGGCCGCTCGGTTCGTGTCAGAGCATTTGGCGTTAACACCGACGGGATTCGAATTCGCGCCCCATCCAGTGATCACCCCTACCGATCGCGACAAGTTTTGTGTCAATCGAATCATCGATTTCTACAAGCGGCAACGGACGGATTACGACGCCTACTTCGTACTGCTTTGGCAGTTTCGAAATCGAGACGCGCTGGGACGCTCGGGCGTAACGCTGGCGGAGCTGGCTCGCCAGCAAGGTTTGAGTGCTCGCTATGCCGAGACGTTGTGGACCATGTTGACGGGCGACGCGGAATCGGTGGGCGTGATCGCCGCGCTACAAGCGATGTGGCGTGAGTTGCCAGCCGGAGCGACGGAGCAACATCAGGCCGATGCGATGACGCAGTGCAAGCAGATGGCTGAGTTTGTCACGACGCTACGCGAAAGCTTGGTTCCCGATGTACCAAACTTGACCTCACCCGAAATGAACAATGGCTCGCAACCATTGGTGCTGTGGAAGAACCGGCAATTTGTAGAGAATCGTCGACGTTACTCGGGCACGCCATTGCCCGAAGGGGATCTCCGTTTGCCCGAGGGATCGTCCGCCGCCAAGGCAATGACGGTATCGGAGGATGCGGAACAGGAACTCATGCACGAATCGCTTGAGCGGTTCTGCAGCATTTTTCCCGACGCCTTTTACATCTCCGAACGTGCTCGAGTGTACCTGGATGCGAAATCGGAAAAGAAGTTGACGGGACGATTTCTGAGCGCGGGATTCCATAGCCAAATGGGATACTTTCGCGATGATGCCCCGCTTTATGATTTGATGCTCGATGAATCGCAGCAGCGGCAGATCGATCGATTGTGGACCGAGCTTGATTTCGTCACCTCCGCACCGATGCGGCAATACAGTGGATTCATTTGGTTTGATCGCACAGATTCGAAGTTCATGCGAGACCGTGAATTCGACCGTTATCGTGCCGAGGACAAAGATGCGACATCCGCTGAAAAAGTCCAAGGACTGGCAGAGGTTTACATTGCCAAAGCCCGCCGATTGGGATCGAGCGAGCGGGCATTGACGGCGATTCGCCGCTACTTTGACGATATGTCCGCGACATTCCGGCGACTGGAGCAGCTGCAAATTCAGTCCGAACCGGTCCACGTTCAGGCGTTAGTCGAATTCACCGAGCGTGCCTTTCGCCGCCCGCTGTCGAGTCAAGAACGTGACGACGTGGTCGCGTTTTATGAAACGCTGCGTGACGTCGATGGGCTGAGTCACGAAGATGCGATCCGCGACAGCGTGATTCGCGTGTTGATGTCACCTCACTTTTGTTATCGCGTCGATCTGCCCGGTGACGGCGGTGGCGAAACGATTGCGTCGCAGCGAACGCCGGGCGTGCAGCCGCTCGCTGATGTGGCGCTGGCGAACCGGCTGAGCTATTTTTTATGGTCCAGCATGCCCGATTCGGCGTTGATGGAACTTGCCACATCGGGGCGTTTGCACGATCCCGGCGTGCTGGTCGAACAAGTTCGCCGCATGCTGCGGGACGAACGGGGGCATGGATTGGCGACGGAGTTTACAGGCAACTGGCTCGATTTCCGGCGGTTCGAACAGCACAACGGAGTCGATCGCGGCCGTTTCCCTCAGTTCACTGACGAGCTGCGGCAAGCCATGTACGAGGAACCCATTCGCTTCTTCTTGGACTTGATCGCTCGCGACGCCTCGGTGCTTGAGTGTTTGTATGCGGACTACACGTTTGTGAATCACGAGTTGGCGAGCCATTATGGCGTGCCCGCCGAACCGATTGCGGATTCCATTGAAGGTTGGAGCAAACTCGAACAGGCAAGTCGCTGGGGACGAGGCGGAATGTTGCCGATGGCTGTCTTTTTGACGTACAACTCGCCGGGACTGCGTACCAGTCCGGTCAAACGCGGCAATTGGGTGGTCAAACGGATGCTCGGCGAGAATGTACCCGCGCCGCCGGCGACCGTTCCCGAATTGCCCGAGGACGAATCGAAACTCGGTGATCTGACACTTCGCGAGGCCTTGGCGCGTCATCGTGCCGATTCCAGTTGTGCTGGCTGTCACGAGCGAATCGACTCGTTTGGTTTAGCGTTCGAAGGCTATGGACCGGTGGGCGAATCACGCGATGCCGATCTCGGCGGCCGCGCCGTGGATGACACCGCGGTGTTTCCGGACAAGAGCGAAGGCAGCGGACTGGCGGGGCTGCTGCAATACATTCGCAACCAACGACAAGACGACTTTGTTGACAATTTGTGCCGCAATCTGTTGGCGTATGGACTTGGGCGAACACTGCAGCTTTCCGACGAGGCAACGATTGCTCAAATGCGGTCAACGCTGGCGGAACAGGATTACCGTTTCAGCAGCATGATCGAAGTGGTTGTGACGAGCCCGGCGTTTCTAAATAAACGAACCCAATTGGAACTCGAGTGA